From one Lycium ferocissimum isolate CSIRO_LF1 chromosome 7, AGI_CSIRO_Lferr_CH_V1, whole genome shotgun sequence genomic stretch:
- the LOC132062992 gene encoding WUSCHEL-related homeobox 3-like, producing MSLLKREKMTRPTRWSPTPEQLMFLEEMYRKGLRNPKATQIQSITAHLSSFGKIEGKNVFYWFQNHKARDRQKLKKHLLAQMNQQQILAQYPIDAYSTTTTNNSNNTNTNGLFYCPTDQYCQYSSYGVNQIFPFTSSGLLQEGSIKDVSSQVMTYLYPMDLSRPAENMENCMIRPHGKDWIVMMDISPNNLASCVNRSLKTLPLFPITNDLKDQNASPTLSLGV from the exons atgtcacttctgaaaagagaaaaaatgacAAGACCAACAAGGTGGAGTCCAACTCCAGAACAACTTATGTTCTTGGAAGAAATGTATAGGAAAGGTTTAAGGAACCCAAAGGCTACACAAATACAAAGTATTACTGCCCATTTGTCTTCTTTTGGGAAAATTGAGGGGAAAAATGTGTTTTATTGGTTTCAAAACCACAAAGCTAGGGACAGGCAGAAGCTTAAGAAACACCTCCTTGCCCAAATGAACCAACAACAAATTTTAGCTCAATATCCCATTGATGCTTATAgcactactactactaataattcCAATAACACAAACACAAATGGCCTCTTTTACTGCCCTACTGATCAGTACTGTcaatattcttcatatggtgTTAACCAAATATTCCCTTTTACATCTTCTGGGCTTCTTCAAGAG GGTAGCATCAAAGATGTATCATCTCAAGTAATGACTTACCTATATCCAATGGATCTCTCAAGACCAGCTGAGAATATGGAAAATTGCATGATAAGACCACATGGAAAAGATTGGATCGTGATGATGGACATTAGTCCTAATAATTTAGCTTCTTGTGTCAATAGATCCCTCAAGACCCTACCACTTTTTCCCATAACCAATGACCTCAAGGACCAGAATGCATCTCCCACTTTAAGTCTAggagtttaa
- the LOC132062342 gene encoding uncharacterized protein LOC132062342, translating to MKHHRRKAERHRMTKYDVVQRVYEVRTGYYDGKGGNKHIVTERTRSCTCSKWQTYHMPCSHAVKCFKRMVINVTDYVAGEYKVVNYLKAYSGHFHPLGNQAYWPAAPFSMVANKEHIRKLGKNKLTHYPNQMDFREKNYSRKCSTCKQFGHDKRSCGQNSRGCSTSGTRRVSRT from the coding sequence ATGAAGCACCATAGAAGAAAAGCAGAGCGTCACCGCATGACCAAGTATGACGTCGTTCAACGagtgtatgaagttagaacAGGTTATTACGATGGTAAAGGAGGAAACAAACATATCGTTACTGAGCGTACAAGATCATGCACTTGTagtaagtggcaaacgtaccacatgccatgttctcatgcaGTCAAGTGCTTTAAGAGAATGGTCATAAATGTAACTGATTATGTGGCGGGGGAATATAAGGTCGTAAATTACCTTAAAGCATATTCCGGCCACTTCCATCCCCTTGGTAatcaagcttattggccagCCGCGCCGTTTTCTATGGTTGCGAACAAGGAGCATATCcgtaaattgggaaaaaacaaGCTAACCCATTATCCCAATCAAATGGATTTTAGAGAAAAGAattactctcgcaagtgctcgaCATGTAAGCAATTTGGGCATGATAAGCGTTCATGTGGGCAAAACTCCCGTGGTTGCAGCACATCTGGAACTAGAAGAGTGTctagaacttga
- the LOC132062993 gene encoding putative respiratory burst oxidase homolog protein H isoform X2, whose protein sequence is MAEENAATGRKRMVRIESGAARGFKSLHFLDTTKCKEGDAWKSVEKRFHQNAVNGILFRDKFGPSIGMESKEFAEELFDTMARRKKINAEKGITIEELREFWEDVSTQCPDTRLHIFFDMCDKNGDGKLSEEEVKEVLVMSAAANKLTNFKKHAPTYASLIMEEFDPDHLGYIEIWQLESLLRGMVGSKDEKKNLKRSQTLAKTMIPRRYRTPVSKFLTKTLEKIHDNWKRIWLVTLWLSINLILFIWKIQQFKGRAAFKIMGYCVCIAKAAGETLKFNMALILLPVCRRTLTQLRESFLGSIIPFDDNINFHKMIALGITVGTFIHVLFHTSCNFVKLVNCPQSKFMTVLGSNFDYHQPTYMDLVASVPGVTGILMTLFMLFSFTLATHSFRRNVIKLPWSFHHLAGFNAFWYAHHLLVLVYVLLILHGYFIFLTKEWYKKTTWMYLAAPVLLYATERVLIVNENRYHVNIRKAVIYTGNVLALYMSKPPGFKYKSGMYLFVKCPNISNFEWHPFSITSAPDDDYLSIHIRTLGDWTTELRTRFQKACQATQSRTRSLIRMETKAFSPNDAEQSQAEFPKIIIKGPYGAPAQNYKKYDILLLVGLGIGATPFISIIKDILNQQSGYNQQDDESSSKKGPQRAYFYWVTREQGSFDWFKGVMDDIAEHDENEVIEMHNYLTSVYEEGDARSALIAMVQSLQHAKNGVDVVSESRIRTHFARPNWKRVFTQLAASHPSSRIGVFYCGSPTLTKPLRKLCQEFSLNSSTRFNFHKENF, encoded by the exons ATGGCTGAAGAAAATGCAGCAAcaggaagaaaaagaatggtAAGAATAGAATCAGGGGCAGCAAGAGGTTTCAAGAGCCTACATTTTCTTGATACTACAAAATGCAAGGAAGGTGATGCTTGGAAAAGTGTAGAGAAAAGATTCCATCAAAATGCTGTTAATGGCATTCTTTTTAGAGACAAATTTGGACCCTCTATAG GTATGGAAAGCAAGGAATTTGCTGAGGAATTATTTGATACAATGGCAAGGAGAAAGAAGATCAATGCAGAAAAAGGGATCACAATTGAAGAACTTAGAGAATTTTGGGAAGATGTATCAACTCAGTGCCCTGATACAAGgcttcatattttctttgacAT GTGCGACAAGAATGGTGATGGGAAACTATCAGAAGAAGAGGTCAAGGAG GTTCTAGTGATGAGCGCTGCAGCCAACAAATTGACAAACTTCAAGAAACATGCACCAACATATGCATCTTTAATCATGGAAGAGTTTGACCCTGACCATTTAGGATATATTGAG ATATGGCAACTTGAATCTCTACTAAGAGGAATGGTTGGATCAAAAGATGAGAAGAAGAACTTGAAGAGATCACAAACACTAGCAAAAACCATGATCCCTAGACGATATAGAACTCCAGTGAGCAAATTTTTAACCAAAACCTTAGAGAAGATACACGATAACTGGAAAAGAATTTGGCTCGTAACGTTGTGGTTGTCCATTAACCTGATATTATTCATATGGAAGATTCAACAATTTAAGGGGAGAGCAGCCTTCAAGATTATGGGATATTGTGTTTGCATAGCTAAAGCTGCAGGGGAGACTCTTAAGTTCAATATGGCTCTTATTCTCCTTCCAGTATGCAGAAGAACTCTTACTCAACTCAGAGAATCTTTCCTTGGTTCTATTATACCTTTTGATGATAACATCAATTTCCACAAAATGATTGCCTTAGGAATTACTGTAGGGACCTTTATTCATGTCTTGTTTCACACAAGTTGCAACTTTGTGAAGTTAGTGAACTGCCCACAAAGTAAATTTATGACAGTTCTCGGAAGCAATTTTGACTACCATCAACCAACTTACATGGATCTGGTAGCATCTGTTCCAGGCGTAACGGGGATACTAATGACCCTTTTCATGCTTTTCTCCTTCACACTGGCAACACATTCGTTCCGAAGGAATGTCATCAAACTGCCATGGTCATTTCATCATTTGGCAGGATTTAATGCATTTTGGTACGCGCATCATCTGCTGGTACTCGTTTACGTGCTCTTGATCCTCCACGGATACTTCATATTCCTTACCAAAGAATGGTACAAAAAGACG ACATGGATGTATCTTGCAGCACCGGTACTTCTATATGCTACAGAAAGAGTTCTTATCGTCAATGAGAACCGCTACCATGTGAACATCCGAAAG GCTGTTATATATACGGGGAATGTACTAGCACTATATATGAGTAAACCTCCAGGATTCAAGTACAAGAGCGGAATGTACCTGTTCGTTAAATGTCCGAATATATCAAACTTTGAATG GCATCCGTTCTCAATCACTTCCGCACCAGACGACGACTATTTAAGTATTCATATACGTACGTTAGGAGACTGGACTACAGAGCTTAGAACCAGATTTCAAAAG GCTTGTCAAGCTACACAATCAAGGACGAGAAGTCTTATTAGAATGGAAACTAAAGCGTTTAGCCCAAATGATGCAGAACAATCTCAAGCCGA ATTTCCAAAGATCATTATCAAAGGGCCTTATGGTGCACCAGCTCAGAACTACAAGAAGTATGATATCCTTCTACTAGTTGGCTTAGGAATTGGAGCTACCCCATTTATCAGCATTATAAAGGACATACTAAACCAGCAATCTGGATAT AATCAGCAAGATGATGAATCATCCAGCAAGAAAGGTCCTCAAAGAGCATATTTCTATTGGGTGACACGAGAACAAGGATCATTCGACTGGTTCAAGGGAGTGATGGATGACATTGCTGAACACGATGAAAAT GAAGTGATAGAAATGCACAACTACTTAACTAGTGTTTATGAAGAAGGAGACGCTCGATCAGCACTAATCGCAATGGTGCAGTCACTGCAACATGCTAAAAATGGAGTTGATGTTGTCTCAGAAAGCCGG ATAAGAACACATTTCGCTAGACCAAATTGGAAAAGGGTGTTCACTCAATTGGCAGCTTCCCATCCATCATCTCGCATTG GTGTTTTCTACTGTGGAAGTCCCACACTTACCAAACCACTCAGAAAGCTGTGTCAAGAATTTAGCTTAAATTCATCCACCCGCTTCAACTTCCACAAAGAGAACTTCTAG
- the LOC132062993 gene encoding putative respiratory burst oxidase homolog protein H isoform X1, producing the protein MAEENAATGRKRMVRIESGAARGFKSLHFLDTTKCKEGDAWKSVEKRFHQNAVNGILFRDKFGPSIGMESKEFAEELFDTMARRKKINAEKGITIEELREFWEDVSTQCPDTRLHIFFDMCDKNGDGKLSEEEVKEVLVMSAAANKLTNFKKHAPTYASLIMEEFDPDHLGYIEIWQLESLLRGMVGSKDEKKNLKRSQTLAKTMIPRRYRTPVSKFLTKTLEKIHDNWKRIWLVTLWLSINLILFIWKIQQFKGRAAFKIMGYCVCIAKAAGETLKFNMALILLPVCRRTLTQLRESFLGSIIPFDDNINFHKMIALGITVGTFIHVLFHTSCNFVKLVNCPQSKFMTVLGSNFDYHQPTYMDLVASVPGVTGILMTLFMLFSFTLATHSFRRNVIKLPWSFHHLAGFNAFWYAHHLLVLVYVLLILHGYFIFLTKEWYKKTTWMYLAAPVLLYATERVLIVNENRYHVNIRKAVIYTGNVLALYMSKPPGFKYKSGMYLFVKCPNISNFEWHPFSITSAPDDDYLSIHIRTLGDWTTELRTRFQKACQATQSRTRSLIRMETKAFSPNDAEQSQAEFPKIIIKGPYGAPAQNYKKYDILLLVGLGIGATPFISIIKDILNQQSGYVRACSYSNILLIIRKYNLIQQLQNQQDDESSSKKGPQRAYFYWVTREQGSFDWFKGVMDDIAEHDENEVIEMHNYLTSVYEEGDARSALIAMVQSLQHAKNGVDVVSESRIRTHFARPNWKRVFTQLAASHPSSRIGVFYCGSPTLTKPLRKLCQEFSLNSSTRFNFHKENF; encoded by the exons ATGGCTGAAGAAAATGCAGCAAcaggaagaaaaagaatggtAAGAATAGAATCAGGGGCAGCAAGAGGTTTCAAGAGCCTACATTTTCTTGATACTACAAAATGCAAGGAAGGTGATGCTTGGAAAAGTGTAGAGAAAAGATTCCATCAAAATGCTGTTAATGGCATTCTTTTTAGAGACAAATTTGGACCCTCTATAG GTATGGAAAGCAAGGAATTTGCTGAGGAATTATTTGATACAATGGCAAGGAGAAAGAAGATCAATGCAGAAAAAGGGATCACAATTGAAGAACTTAGAGAATTTTGGGAAGATGTATCAACTCAGTGCCCTGATACAAGgcttcatattttctttgacAT GTGCGACAAGAATGGTGATGGGAAACTATCAGAAGAAGAGGTCAAGGAG GTTCTAGTGATGAGCGCTGCAGCCAACAAATTGACAAACTTCAAGAAACATGCACCAACATATGCATCTTTAATCATGGAAGAGTTTGACCCTGACCATTTAGGATATATTGAG ATATGGCAACTTGAATCTCTACTAAGAGGAATGGTTGGATCAAAAGATGAGAAGAAGAACTTGAAGAGATCACAAACACTAGCAAAAACCATGATCCCTAGACGATATAGAACTCCAGTGAGCAAATTTTTAACCAAAACCTTAGAGAAGATACACGATAACTGGAAAAGAATTTGGCTCGTAACGTTGTGGTTGTCCATTAACCTGATATTATTCATATGGAAGATTCAACAATTTAAGGGGAGAGCAGCCTTCAAGATTATGGGATATTGTGTTTGCATAGCTAAAGCTGCAGGGGAGACTCTTAAGTTCAATATGGCTCTTATTCTCCTTCCAGTATGCAGAAGAACTCTTACTCAACTCAGAGAATCTTTCCTTGGTTCTATTATACCTTTTGATGATAACATCAATTTCCACAAAATGATTGCCTTAGGAATTACTGTAGGGACCTTTATTCATGTCTTGTTTCACACAAGTTGCAACTTTGTGAAGTTAGTGAACTGCCCACAAAGTAAATTTATGACAGTTCTCGGAAGCAATTTTGACTACCATCAACCAACTTACATGGATCTGGTAGCATCTGTTCCAGGCGTAACGGGGATACTAATGACCCTTTTCATGCTTTTCTCCTTCACACTGGCAACACATTCGTTCCGAAGGAATGTCATCAAACTGCCATGGTCATTTCATCATTTGGCAGGATTTAATGCATTTTGGTACGCGCATCATCTGCTGGTACTCGTTTACGTGCTCTTGATCCTCCACGGATACTTCATATTCCTTACCAAAGAATGGTACAAAAAGACG ACATGGATGTATCTTGCAGCACCGGTACTTCTATATGCTACAGAAAGAGTTCTTATCGTCAATGAGAACCGCTACCATGTGAACATCCGAAAG GCTGTTATATATACGGGGAATGTACTAGCACTATATATGAGTAAACCTCCAGGATTCAAGTACAAGAGCGGAATGTACCTGTTCGTTAAATGTCCGAATATATCAAACTTTGAATG GCATCCGTTCTCAATCACTTCCGCACCAGACGACGACTATTTAAGTATTCATATACGTACGTTAGGAGACTGGACTACAGAGCTTAGAACCAGATTTCAAAAG GCTTGTCAAGCTACACAATCAAGGACGAGAAGTCTTATTAGAATGGAAACTAAAGCGTTTAGCCCAAATGATGCAGAACAATCTCAAGCCGA ATTTCCAAAGATCATTATCAAAGGGCCTTATGGTGCACCAGCTCAGAACTACAAGAAGTATGATATCCTTCTACTAGTTGGCTTAGGAATTGGAGCTACCCCATTTATCAGCATTATAAAGGACATACTAAACCAGCAATCTGGATATGTAAGAGCTTGTTCATATAGCAATATTTTGttaataataagaaaatataactTAATCCAACAACTGCAGAATCAGCAAGATGATGAATCATCCAGCAAGAAAGGTCCTCAAAGAGCATATTTCTATTGGGTGACACGAGAACAAGGATCATTCGACTGGTTCAAGGGAGTGATGGATGACATTGCTGAACACGATGAAAAT GAAGTGATAGAAATGCACAACTACTTAACTAGTGTTTATGAAGAAGGAGACGCTCGATCAGCACTAATCGCAATGGTGCAGTCACTGCAACATGCTAAAAATGGAGTTGATGTTGTCTCAGAAAGCCGG ATAAGAACACATTTCGCTAGACCAAATTGGAAAAGGGTGTTCACTCAATTGGCAGCTTCCCATCCATCATCTCGCATTG GTGTTTTCTACTGTGGAAGTCCCACACTTACCAAACCACTCAGAAAGCTGTGTCAAGAATTTAGCTTAAATTCATCCACCCGCTTCAACTTCCACAAAGAGAACTTCTAG